In one Gemmatimonadota bacterium genomic region, the following are encoded:
- a CDS encoding HlyD family secretion protein: MASPNTSTADTAARPRNKALPVLLVIAAIGLVWGGKTVLYNQAHESTENAQFDGTIIPVIAKVGGFVTAVRAVENQRVAIGDPLVQIDTAEYLMRVQQSDAELAAAEAAAGSAGSAGQAEAAVQSASSQRLVIDAQIQSARAAVAKATADLARVKELVAKQIVSRQQLDAAQASADQANAALAAAERQSATATAQFAGAQAGAKFALARLAGARATRANALLQLGYTHVTAPLAGSVSRKQVEVGQLVQAGQPLLTLVSDTSGLIVANFKETQLANMKLGQSVTVEVDAYPGCDAVGTVESMSAATGARFALLPPDNSTGNFTKVVQRVPVRIKVTTGCGATRPLRPGMSVTVHVSTK; the protein is encoded by the coding sequence ATGGCTTCTCCCAATACTTCCACGGCCGACACGGCCGCCCGCCCGCGCAACAAGGCGCTGCCCGTGTTGCTCGTCATTGCCGCCATTGGCCTCGTGTGGGGCGGCAAGACCGTGCTCTACAATCAAGCGCACGAGAGCACCGAGAACGCGCAGTTTGATGGCACGATCATTCCCGTCATTGCCAAAGTCGGCGGCTTTGTGACGGCGGTGCGTGCTGTTGAAAATCAGCGCGTGGCGATTGGTGATCCGCTCGTGCAAATCGATACCGCTGAATACCTCATGCGCGTGCAGCAGTCGGACGCCGAGCTGGCCGCCGCTGAGGCAGCGGCTGGCAGCGCTGGCTCCGCTGGGCAAGCCGAGGCGGCGGTGCAAAGCGCGTCGAGTCAGCGTTTGGTGATTGATGCGCAGATTCAGTCGGCGCGTGCGGCGGTGGCCAAGGCCACAGCCGATCTCGCTCGAGTGAAGGAACTCGTGGCCAAACAGATCGTGTCGCGTCAACAGCTCGATGCGGCGCAGGCCTCCGCCGATCAGGCGAACGCAGCGCTGGCCGCGGCCGAACGCCAGTCGGCAACCGCCACCGCGCAGTTCGCGGGCGCGCAGGCCGGTGCCAAGTTCGCGCTTGCGCGGCTCGCCGGCGCACGCGCGACGCGTGCCAACGCGCTGCTGCAGCTCGGCTATACCCACGTCACGGCACCGCTCGCGGGTTCCGTGAGTCGGAAGCAGGTGGAAGTGGGTCAGTTGGTGCAGGCCGGCCAGCCATTGCTCACGCTGGTGTCCGATACGAGCGGGCTGATTGTCGCCAACTTCAAGGAAACGCAGTTGGCCAACATGAAGCTCGGACAGTCGGTCACCGTCGAGGTCGACGCGTACCCCGGCTGCGACGCCGTTGGCACGGTGGAGAGCATGAGCGCCGCCACGGGGGCGCGCTTTGCGCTGCTGCCGCCAGATAATTCGACGGGCAATTTCACGAAGGTCGTCCAGCGGGTTCCGGTGCGCATCAAGGTGACCACGGGCTGCGGCGCCACGCGGCCACTGCGCCCGGGCATGAGTGTGACCGTGCACGTCAGCACTAAGTGA
- a CDS encoding TetR/AcrR family transcriptional regulator: protein MSSSTPLTHDPKWRRLPEERPRQILEAAIAVFGEHGIAAAKLEEIATRAGVSKGTIYLYFPSKEDLFREVIRQVLVPRIAQVEHQLTGGTAIEQIERYLRVHWHYFDRPEAASWLRLVLFELHKFPDLEQFYFDEVVALSNRVLGDVLRRGVASGEIRQLDPAASVSLIKAVLLMHVIWMSSPAAKASARAPQHTIDGIVDFVLHALRPDAPAGVAAPVLP, encoded by the coding sequence ATGAGCAGCTCCACTCCACTGACACATGACCCCAAGTGGAGGCGGCTCCCCGAGGAGCGGCCTCGCCAGATTCTCGAAGCGGCAATCGCCGTGTTCGGGGAACATGGCATTGCCGCCGCCAAGCTCGAGGAGATCGCCACACGCGCCGGCGTTTCAAAAGGCACCATCTACCTCTACTTCCCCAGCAAAGAAGACCTCTTTCGCGAGGTCATTCGCCAAGTGCTCGTGCCGCGCATTGCCCAAGTGGAGCATCAACTCACCGGCGGCACGGCGATTGAGCAGATCGAACGCTACCTGCGCGTGCACTGGCACTATTTCGACCGTCCCGAAGCCGCCAGTTGGCTCCGCCTCGTGCTCTTTGAACTGCACAAGTTTCCGGATCTCGAGCAGTTCTATTTCGACGAAGTCGTCGCGCTCTCCAACCGCGTGCTGGGCGATGTCCTCCGTCGCGGAGTAGCCAGCGGCGAGATCCGGCAGCTCGACCCTGCGGCCTCGGTCTCGCTCATCAAGGCCGTCCTGCTGATGCATGTCATCTGGATGAGTTCTCCCGCAGCAAAAGCCTCCGCCCGCGCTCCCCAGCACACCATCGACGGCATCGTCGATTTTGTGCTTCACGCTCTTCGTCCCGACGCCCCAGCGGGCGTCGCCGCTCCGGTACTCCCGTGA
- a CDS encoding FixH family protein, which yields MMKKGWYWPWLVGGMLLATAVSQGWMYWTATHDASMAIEPDYYNKGVAYDSVVAQRDASARLGWKITLTAGSLADHASDVGIMLSDSAGAPITGAHVTVAAINNVVGARHVESALPERGAGRYGAVLALDRPGLWEFQIEVVRGRDRFAIDLRAEVSAAATPAAPAR from the coding sequence ATGATGAAGAAAGGATGGTATTGGCCGTGGCTCGTCGGCGGAATGTTGCTGGCCACCGCGGTGAGTCAGGGCTGGATGTACTGGACCGCCACGCACGACGCGTCGATGGCCATCGAGCCGGACTACTACAACAAGGGCGTCGCGTACGACTCCGTGGTCGCGCAGCGCGACGCGAGCGCGCGACTCGGCTGGAAGATCACGCTCACGGCGGGCTCGCTCGCCGATCACGCCTCGGACGTCGGCATCATGCTGAGCGACTCCGCTGGTGCGCCGATCACGGGTGCGCATGTCACGGTCGCGGCGATCAACAACGTCGTCGGCGCACGACACGTGGAATCGGCGCTTCCGGAACGCGGAGCCGGGCGATACGGCGCGGTGCTCGCGCTCGACCGTCCAGGGCTCTGGGAGTTCCAGATCGAAGTGGTGCGGGGCCGCGATCGGTTTGCCATTGACCTGCGGGCCGAAGTCTCGGCCGCCGCGACACCGGCCGCGCCAGCGCGGTGA
- a CDS encoding sulfite exporter TauE/SafE family protein, which produces MIALVASVFVAALLGSAHCAGMCGGLACFVAGTGPTSARATFGYNAGRLAAYAALGAIAGAAGAGFDRAGEITGIARPAAIVAGSLMIIWGASTALVAAGVRMPTLGVPPFMRAALARALKSVSARDPLVRGLTLGVLTPLLPCGWLYAFVATAAAAGTATSGAIVMAAFWLGTVPAMAALGLGAQSLLGPLRKRLPAVTAAAMVVFGLLTVVGKFGPPAMHAHQHEAPTHGQ; this is translated from the coding sequence GTGATCGCGCTCGTCGCATCCGTTTTTGTCGCAGCGTTGCTCGGCAGTGCTCACTGCGCGGGCATGTGCGGCGGACTGGCCTGCTTCGTCGCTGGCACCGGCCCGACCAGTGCTCGCGCCACGTTCGGCTATAATGCGGGACGGCTCGCCGCCTACGCGGCACTCGGCGCCATTGCTGGAGCGGCCGGCGCAGGGTTCGATCGCGCTGGAGAAATCACCGGCATCGCGCGTCCCGCCGCCATTGTGGCCGGTTCGCTCATGATCATCTGGGGCGCCTCCACCGCGCTTGTCGCCGCGGGAGTGCGGATGCCGACGCTCGGAGTGCCGCCCTTCATGCGGGCGGCACTCGCCCGTGCGCTCAAGAGCGTCAGTGCGCGCGACCCGCTCGTACGGGGCCTCACACTTGGCGTGCTGACACCACTCCTTCCGTGCGGATGGCTCTATGCATTTGTCGCCACCGCCGCCGCCGCGGGCACCGCCACGAGCGGGGCGATCGTGATGGCCGCGTTCTGGCTCGGCACTGTCCCGGCGATGGCCGCGCTCGGACTCGGCGCGCAATCGCTGCTCGGGCCGCTGCGGAAGCGCTTGCCTGCCGTCACCGCCGCGGCGATGGTTGTATTCGGCTTGCTCACTGTTGTCGGCAAGTTCGGCCCTCCGGCCATGCACGCCCACCAACACGAAGCCCCCACGCATGGTCAGTAG
- a CDS encoding DHA2 family efflux MFS transporter permease subunit, with translation MGTTAGVLTASAAPAADADRYRYKYLIAIAVTMAAMLELIDTSIVNVAIPHMMGNLGATLDEISWVSVGYIIANVIVIPMSPWLSAYYGRRRYLTGSIFLFIIASMFCGAAGSLASLVFWRVIQGIGGGALLSTAQSTLWEAFPPHEVGIGQAMFGVGVMVGPTLGPTLGGYIVDNWNWPWIFYINLPLGLIAAVLTWTYVRDSIHQERSNKVDWLGIALMTVAVGSLQWMLERGERYDWFDSPFVTGLAITSAVSFVWLVFHELTTDEPVIDFHILRSRQLSAGVVMGALLGFALFGSVFVLPVFLQSLHNFTANQTGMVILPGAIASAMTMAILGKRLRTIPDGRPLIAFGAVIFMVCMWQLGGLTLESGKEDFFWPLVLRGVGLGFLFIPLNSIALADLPPRQLAQGTSLFNLMRQLGGSMGIAVMATMLSRFSKEKKAILTEHLTTTAPDALARVDAIFHGLVAKGMNPVSAKQQALMVLDRTVSVQASVLAFSRIYLLSGMALLAVIPLMLLWKTGRGRIAAQVDGH, from the coding sequence ATGGGGACGACCGCAGGCGTGTTGACCGCGTCCGCCGCTCCGGCGGCAGACGCGGATCGCTATCGCTATAAATATTTGATCGCGATCGCGGTGACGATGGCCGCGATGCTCGAACTCATTGATACGTCGATCGTGAACGTTGCGATTCCCCACATGATGGGGAATCTCGGCGCCACCCTCGACGAAATCTCGTGGGTGAGTGTCGGCTACATCATCGCGAACGTGATTGTGATTCCGATGTCGCCGTGGCTGAGCGCGTACTATGGCCGCCGACGGTATCTCACGGGCTCCATCTTTCTGTTCATCATTGCGTCGATGTTCTGCGGTGCCGCGGGGAGTCTGGCGTCGCTCGTCTTTTGGCGTGTCATTCAGGGTATTGGCGGCGGTGCGCTGCTCTCCACCGCGCAGTCCACGCTGTGGGAAGCATTTCCGCCGCACGAAGTGGGCATTGGGCAAGCGATGTTTGGCGTGGGCGTGATGGTCGGACCGACCCTTGGCCCCACGCTGGGCGGCTACATCGTCGACAACTGGAACTGGCCGTGGATTTTCTACATCAATCTGCCGCTCGGCCTGATTGCCGCCGTGCTCACCTGGACCTACGTGCGCGACTCCATTCACCAAGAGCGTAGCAACAAGGTGGACTGGCTCGGCATTGCGTTGATGACCGTGGCCGTGGGATCGCTCCAGTGGATGCTGGAGCGCGGCGAGCGCTATGACTGGTTTGATTCGCCATTTGTTACGGGGCTCGCCATCACCTCGGCGGTGTCGTTCGTTTGGCTGGTGTTTCACGAGCTGACAACCGACGAACCCGTCATCGATTTTCACATTCTTCGGAGCCGGCAGTTATCCGCCGGCGTCGTGATGGGCGCCCTGCTCGGCTTTGCGCTGTTCGGGAGCGTGTTTGTGTTGCCGGTGTTCTTGCAATCGCTCCACAACTTCACGGCCAACCAAACCGGCATGGTCATTCTCCCTGGCGCGATTGCGTCGGCGATGACGATGGCGATCCTCGGAAAACGGCTCCGGACGATTCCTGACGGGCGGCCGTTGATCGCCTTTGGTGCGGTGATCTTTATGGTGTGCATGTGGCAACTCGGCGGCCTGACACTCGAAAGCGGAAAGGAGGATTTTTTTTGGCCGCTCGTCCTGCGGGGTGTAGGCCTCGGATTCCTGTTCATTCCGCTCAACAGCATCGCGTTGGCTGACTTGCCCCCGCGCCAGCTCGCGCAGGGCACGTCGCTGTTCAACCTGATGCGTCAGCTCGGCGGATCGATGGGCATTGCGGTGATGGCCACGATGTTGAGTCGGTTCAGCAAGGAAAAGAAGGCGATCCTCACCGAACACCTCACCACCACGGCGCCCGATGCACTGGCCCGGGTGGATGCCATTTTCCACGGGTTGGTGGCCAAGGGGATGAACCCCGTGTCGGCCAAGCAGCAGGCCCTGATGGTGCTGGATCGCACGGTGTCGGTGCAGGCCAGCGTGCTGGCATTTTCCCGCATTTACCTGCTCTCCGGCATGGCACTGTTGGCGGTTATTCCGCTGATGCTTCTCTGGAAAACCGGGCGGGGGCGCATCGCCGCGCAGGTGGACGGGCACTAG
- a CDS encoding CHASE3 domain-containing protein, whose amino-acid sequence MTRLPARRSLSPASDFPGTAWRFFFSGLAFLAIAGAVAFASIRNLRNDAALVTQSSQILAVLASVDGELTKAGSARRGFLLVRDSSFVRQYRSSRDHVDDLFEELKESTNDAPASTREHLRHLRAAAGQRLDLMAVSIRNVATDHEAPQELLPNDENARKIRDELNELVAEERRLLATREGRAELTEIAAETSMAGGFTLALALFFLAWRRSVRSALQRDESERLLAERALELDVANRQLEQLLFAASGRLQDPLRAIQDAALSIARQASLQQAERAPAMAQLSEGASRMSRIVSDLRTYAQLVGYEPAHDRLALDDVVQRVLREFAPRLKTANGVVHVDLSLPHIVGDRRLLEWALVQLIDNALSFSKPGTAPAVYVGARASEGLATLYVRDEGIGILRDYHARIFGLFERLAPEMHPGSGIGLPIAQRAAELMGSRVQVESEPGVGSEFTLVLPLAR is encoded by the coding sequence GTGACGCGCCTCCCTGCCCGCCGGTCTCTCTCCCCGGCATCAGATTTCCCCGGCACCGCCTGGCGATTTTTTTTCTCGGGCCTCGCCTTTCTCGCCATCGCCGGCGCGGTGGCGTTCGCGTCCATTCGCAACTTGCGCAATGACGCCGCGCTCGTCACGCAGTCCAGTCAGATTCTCGCCGTGCTCGCAAGCGTAGACGGTGAACTGACCAAAGCCGGATCGGCACGCCGAGGCTTTTTGCTGGTGCGCGACAGCAGCTTCGTCCGGCAGTACCGGTCGTCACGCGATCACGTCGACGATCTGTTTGAAGAACTCAAAGAGTCAACCAACGACGCCCCCGCGAGCACCCGCGAGCACCTGCGGCATCTGCGAGCCGCCGCCGGTCAGCGCCTCGATCTGATGGCGGTGTCGATCCGGAATGTCGCGACGGATCACGAGGCGCCGCAGGAACTGCTGCCGAACGACGAGAACGCTCGCAAGATCCGAGACGAACTCAACGAACTCGTCGCCGAAGAACGGCGCCTGCTCGCCACCCGCGAAGGACGCGCTGAACTCACCGAAATCGCAGCCGAAACATCGATGGCCGGTGGCTTCACGCTCGCCCTCGCGCTCTTCTTTCTCGCGTGGCGACGGTCCGTCCGCTCGGCGCTCCAGCGCGACGAGTCGGAACGCCTCCTTGCCGAACGCGCGTTGGAGCTCGATGTCGCCAACCGGCAACTCGAGCAACTGCTCTTTGCGGCTTCGGGACGACTCCAAGATCCGCTCCGCGCCATTCAAGACGCCGCGCTTTCTATTGCCCGTCAGGCTAGCTTGCAACAGGCGGAGCGTGCGCCCGCTATGGCGCAGCTCAGCGAGGGCGCCTCACGCATGAGCCGCATCGTCTCCGACCTGCGCACGTATGCACAACTCGTCGGATACGAGCCCGCACACGACCGCCTTGCCCTCGACGACGTCGTGCAGCGCGTCTTGCGAGAATTCGCTCCGCGCCTCAAAACGGCGAATGGCGTCGTGCACGTGGACCTATCCCTGCCACATATTGTCGGCGACCGGCGATTGCTGGAATGGGCGCTCGTGCAACTCATCGACAACGCCCTCTCCTTCTCCAAACCTGGAACGGCGCCGGCGGTGTACGTCGGAGCACGCGCGAGCGAAGGGCTCGCCACGCTCTACGTCCGCGACGAAGGCATCGGCATCCTACGCGACTACCACGCGCGCATCTTCGGCCTGTTCGAGCGACTCGCTCCCGAAATGCACCCGGGGAGTGGCATCGGCCTCCCCATCGCCCAGCGCGCCGCCGAACTCATGGGGTCGCGCGTACAGGTGGAGTCTGAGCCCGGCGTCGGCAGCGAGTTCACACTGGTACTCCCGCTGGCACGATAA
- a CDS encoding TolC family protein, whose amino-acid sequence MILLRSRVRHTLAATLLAALTGALMSAPESVAAQQPTVTLTLGGAARLAAERSAGTEIARSRMDQADARLRQRRAEFLPSIMAAVGESEHTFNSASFGISFADPVSGKSLFNPNGQVLGPVKIWDVRGTLRQSVFDPGAFARMRASRASASAIGTEANGAAQQAASLAAASYVRALRADAQWLARIADSTLAAELLSIARDQLAAGMGIALDVTRARSQLSAAHSQLIAARIERDRARLDLVRALNLPLGTVVALGDSLRASPANGELPSIAEALDRATRTRADLKTIGEQITAAERQLDAVRAENLPSLSAFADHGPTGGSPNHLLGTYAWGLQISVPVFDGFKRDGRMDEQRASIRELDARRREITQQAAADVSAALLDLGAAGEQLAAADERFGLAEQELAQARDRFRAGVSGNADVIAASLGLNAARTQVVDARAGVLAARVSLHRAQGNVTDLP is encoded by the coding sequence GTGATCCTCCTACGTTCCCGTGTGCGACACACGCTCGCGGCCACGCTCCTCGCCGCGCTGACCGGCGCGCTGATGAGCGCGCCCGAGTCCGTTGCCGCCCAACAGCCAACTGTCACGCTCACCCTCGGCGGCGCCGCGCGACTCGCCGCCGAACGAAGCGCGGGCACCGAAATCGCCCGGTCCCGTATGGACCAGGCCGATGCGCGCCTTCGCCAACGCCGTGCCGAGTTCCTTCCCTCGATTATGGCGGCCGTGGGCGAGAGTGAGCACACGTTCAACAGCGCGAGTTTTGGCATTTCGTTCGCAGATCCGGTCAGCGGCAAGTCGCTGTTCAATCCGAACGGCCAAGTTTTGGGCCCAGTAAAAATTTGGGACGTGCGCGGTACGCTCCGTCAAAGCGTCTTCGACCCCGGGGCCTTTGCTCGCATGCGCGCGTCGCGCGCGAGTGCGAGCGCCATTGGCACAGAAGCCAACGGCGCCGCGCAGCAGGCGGCTTCCCTGGCGGCGGCTTCGTATGTGCGCGCGTTGCGCGCCGACGCACAGTGGCTTGCCCGCATTGCCGACTCCACGCTCGCCGCTGAACTGCTCAGCATTGCGCGCGACCAACTCGCGGCGGGGATGGGCATTGCACTCGATGTCACCCGCGCCCGCTCGCAACTCTCGGCTGCCCACAGTCAACTCATCGCCGCTCGCATCGAACGGGACCGTGCGCGCCTCGATCTGGTGCGCGCCCTGAACCTTCCCCTCGGCACCGTCGTGGCGTTGGGCGATTCGCTCCGCGCCTCCCCCGCCAACGGCGAGCTACCGAGCATCGCGGAGGCGCTCGATCGCGCCACGCGCACCCGCGCCGACCTTAAGACTATTGGCGAACAGATCACGGCAGCCGAACGTCAACTCGACGCCGTGCGCGCCGAAAACCTGCCGTCGCTCTCCGCCTTTGCCGACCACGGCCCCACCGGCGGATCTCCCAACCATCTGCTGGGCACCTACGCGTGGGGGCTGCAGATTTCCGTGCCGGTGTTCGATGGCTTCAAGCGTGACGGACGGATGGACGAACAACGCGCCTCCATCCGCGAGCTCGATGCCCGTCGCCGCGAGATCACGCAGCAGGCCGCGGCCGATGTCAGTGCCGCATTGCTCGACCTCGGCGCCGCCGGCGAACAGCTGGCCGCCGCCGACGAACGCTTTGGATTGGCCGAGCAGGAGCTGGCGCAGGCCCGCGATCGTTTTCGGGCCGGTGTCTCTGGTAACGCCGACGTGATTGCCGCGTCGCTCGGGCTCAACGCCGCGCGCACGCAGGTGGTGGATGCCCGCGCCGGTGTGCTGGCCGCGCGCGTGTCGCTGCATCGCGCGCAAGGCAACGTCACCGACCTTCCCTGA
- a CDS encoding heavy metal translocating P-type ATPase — protein sequence MVSSVRAEQPTTEATELIACAHCGLPVPTGFLEPSALRQYCCAGCSTAWSLIHEHGLEDYYSFVERREGPVAVSGRSFEEFDHDAFRELYVTPRTDGLVETDLYLERVHCASCVWLVEKMPLAIPGVARAELDVGRALAHIVWDATKTPLSQIAGFLDRLGYPPHPYRGGKADELRKREDRASLTRIGVAGAIAANVMMIAIAIYAGWFGGMDPVFHRYFRWWSFLLTTPAVLWPGRVFFVSAWGALRQRALHMDVPIALAIGVGYLRGSWNTIRDAGPIYFDGVATLIFLLLVGRFLQQRAQRAAADSAELLFSLAPSTARVVDGEQIREVPTQAVLPGVTLDVRAGDTLAADGVVLTGRSSMDLSLLSGESRPVAVAEGAEVYAGTINLSAPLRVRVTSAGEQSRLGRILKDVEDSARRRAPVVRLADRMAGGFIAAVIALATLTFLIWVRKDTSSAIDNAIAMLVVTCPCALALATPLAITVAIGRAAQQGILVKGGDALELLAKPSRLILDKTGTLTEGRMQLVQWDGPDDLRAAVLAVEQHSRHPVASAFLRAWGDPTQIASDVRETIGGGLDGVVNARRVVIGKPSFVLERAAGSAEQFAALDDALTPVLVAVDGVVVARAGFGDPLRDGTKEALDTLRAAGWRIGILSGDDPRVVAATARALGIPQHECRGGASPEDKRATIEDAARSGTVVMVGDGVNDAAAIAAASVGVGVRGGAEACLAAADVFLTRAGLVPFLELQTGARRTVTLIRLGIGFSLFYNLVGAALALTGVMDPLIAAIVMPVSSLSVVIAAWRGRTFTGATT from the coding sequence ATGGTCAGTAGCGTTCGCGCGGAACAACCGACCACGGAGGCCACGGAACTCATCGCGTGCGCACACTGCGGTCTTCCGGTCCCTACCGGATTCCTCGAACCCAGCGCGCTGCGGCAGTACTGTTGCGCTGGATGTAGCACCGCCTGGTCGCTCATTCACGAGCACGGCCTCGAGGATTACTACTCGTTTGTAGAACGCCGCGAAGGGCCTGTCGCGGTGAGCGGACGTTCGTTCGAAGAGTTTGACCACGACGCATTCCGTGAGCTGTACGTGACGCCGCGTACCGACGGTCTCGTCGAAACCGATCTCTACCTCGAGCGCGTGCACTGTGCGAGTTGTGTGTGGCTCGTCGAGAAGATGCCGCTCGCCATTCCTGGCGTGGCGCGCGCCGAGCTCGATGTGGGGCGCGCCCTCGCCCACATCGTGTGGGATGCCACCAAGACGCCGCTCTCACAGATCGCCGGCTTTCTCGACCGCCTTGGCTATCCGCCGCATCCGTACCGCGGCGGCAAGGCCGACGAACTGCGCAAGCGCGAAGACCGTGCGTCGCTGACGCGCATCGGCGTGGCCGGCGCCATCGCGGCCAATGTGATGATGATCGCGATTGCGATCTACGCGGGCTGGTTCGGCGGCATGGACCCCGTGTTCCACCGCTATTTCCGCTGGTGGAGTTTTCTGTTGACCACGCCTGCCGTGCTCTGGCCTGGACGGGTGTTCTTTGTAAGCGCGTGGGGCGCGCTCCGGCAACGCGCGTTGCATATGGACGTGCCCATCGCACTCGCTATTGGCGTGGGATATTTGCGCGGATCGTGGAATACAATTCGCGATGCCGGCCCCATCTACTTCGATGGTGTGGCCACGCTCATCTTTCTGCTACTCGTCGGACGCTTTCTTCAGCAACGAGCGCAGCGCGCCGCCGCCGACTCCGCCGAACTTCTCTTTTCGCTCGCGCCATCCACGGCGCGCGTGGTAGACGGCGAGCAGATTCGCGAAGTCCCCACGCAAGCGGTGCTCCCCGGTGTCACACTTGATGTGCGCGCGGGCGACACCCTCGCCGCCGACGGCGTAGTGCTGACCGGTCGATCGTCGATGGATCTCTCGCTCCTCTCTGGCGAATCGCGACCGGTGGCAGTCGCCGAAGGCGCCGAGGTGTACGCGGGCACCATCAACCTGAGTGCACCGCTCCGCGTGCGCGTCACCAGTGCCGGCGAGCAGAGCCGACTCGGCCGCATTCTCAAAGACGTGGAAGACAGCGCCCGCCGCCGCGCCCCCGTGGTGCGACTCGCCGACCGCATGGCCGGCGGATTCATTGCCGCCGTCATCGCGCTCGCGACACTCACCTTTCTGATTTGGGTGCGCAAAGACACCTCCAGCGCTATCGACAATGCGATTGCGATGCTCGTGGTGACCTGCCCGTGCGCGCTCGCCCTTGCAACGCCGTTGGCCATCACCGTGGCAATAGGGCGCGCCGCGCAACAAGGCATTCTCGTGAAGGGTGGCGACGCACTTGAGCTGCTCGCCAAGCCGTCGCGCCTCATCCTCGATAAAACCGGCACGCTCACTGAAGGCCGCATGCAGCTCGTGCAGTGGGACGGCCCCGACGATCTTCGCGCGGCGGTGCTCGCGGTGGAACAACACTCCCGTCACCCCGTGGCATCTGCATTCCTCCGCGCGTGGGGCGATCCCACGCAGATCGCGAGTGATGTGCGCGAAACTATTGGTGGTGGGCTCGACGGCGTCGTCAATGCGCGCCGCGTGGTGATCGGCAAACCTTCGTTCGTCCTCGAGCGCGCCGCCGGCTCTGCTGAACAGTTCGCCGCGCTCGACGACGCGCTCACCCCCGTGCTTGTGGCCGTCGATGGCGTGGTGGTCGCGCGCGCCGGGTTCGGCGACCCCCTGCGCGACGGCACCAAAGAGGCCCTCGACACGCTGCGCGCCGCCGGCTGGCGCATCGGCATTCTCAGCGGCGACGATCCGCGCGTCGTCGCCGCCACCGCACGTGCCCTCGGGATTCCGCAACACGAATGCCGAGGCGGCGCGTCACCCGAAGACAAACGCGCGACCATCGAAGACGCAGCGCGCTCGGGAACGGTCGTCATGGTGGGCGACGGGGTCAACGATGCCGCCGCCATTGCTGCGGCCTCCGTCGGCGTGGGGGTGCGCGGCGGCGCCGAGGCCTGCCTTGCCGCTGCCGATGTTTTCCTCACGCGCGCTGGGCTCGTACCGTTCCTCGAACTACAAACCGGCGCGCGACGCACCGTCACGCTGATCCGCCTCGGCATCGGTTTCTCGTTATTCTATAATCTGGTCGGAGCCGCTCTCGCCCTCACGGGGGTCATGGATCCGCTCATTGCGGCCATCGTGATGCCGGTCAGTTCCCTGAGTGTTGTTATCGCGGCTTGGCGCGGCCGCACCTTCACCGGAGCTACCACGTGA
- a CDS encoding HDIG domain-containing protein: protein MHSRADALALMESWTPSDSLRKHMLSVEAAMRAYAGHFGEDVERWGLAGLLHDFDYERYPNATRESNAEHPAEGVRELRRLGYPEDMLEAILGHADYTGVPRVTPMAKTLFAVDELCGLITACALVRPSRSVNDLESSSVKKKMKDKAFARGVSREDVIQGASELGQELDAHIAFVITAMRACAQQLGLDGGTK from the coding sequence CTGCATTCCCGCGCCGACGCACTCGCTCTGATGGAGTCGTGGACGCCCAGTGATTCGTTGCGTAAGCACATGTTGTCGGTCGAGGCCGCGATGCGGGCCTATGCCGGCCATTTCGGGGAGGACGTCGAGCGCTGGGGGCTGGCCGGTCTCCTGCATGATTTCGACTACGAGCGCTACCCGAACGCGACACGTGAAAGCAACGCAGAGCATCCGGCCGAAGGGGTCCGCGAGCTCCGGCGCCTAGGGTACCCCGAGGATATGCTCGAGGCCATCCTCGGCCACGCGGACTACACCGGGGTCCCACGCGTCACTCCGATGGCCAAGACGTTGTTCGCGGTGGACGAGCTGTGTGGCCTGATTACGGCCTGCGCGCTGGTCCGGCCCTCGCGGAGCGTGAACGACTTGGAGTCCTCGAGTGTCAAGAAGAAGATGAAGGACAAGGCGTTCGCCCGGGGGGTCAGCCGAGAGGACGTGATACAGGGTGCGTCCGAGCTTGGACAGGAACTGGACGCGCACATCGCGTTCGTGATTACCGCCATGCGCGCCTGCGCCCAGCAGCTCGGGTTGGACGGCGGCACCAAGTGA
- the ccoS gene encoding cbb3-type cytochrome oxidase assembly protein CcoS: MSVLYVLVPLALLLVIGFVVAWVWSARDGQFDDLQTPALRPLLDDKPERRPADAATHSTDPSSAA, encoded by the coding sequence GTGAGCGTCTTGTATGTGTTGGTCCCGCTCGCGCTGTTGCTCGTCATCGGTTTTGTCGTGGCCTGGGTGTGGAGCGCACGCGACGGGCAGTTCGACGACCTACAGACGCCGGCGCTCCGCCCGCTGCTCGACGACAAGCCGGAGCGTCGCCCCGCGGATGCGGCAACGCACTCCACAGACCCGTCGTCCGCGGCCTAG